The DNA window GCGGCCAGTCGGCCATTGCGGCGGTTCGCGCCGGCGCCACTCTGGAAGACATGGCGCGCCTGCTGTGGGACTGCGGCGACACCGATCCCTTCGCCACCACCCTGCCCGCTCACTGGCCGACCAGCGTGGCCCCGATCGCGAACAACGCCGAACTGCCCCCGCTGGTGCGCGCCATGGCGGCGCTGCCGCTGCTGGGCCTGGAAACGCGCCAGGCCCCGGCTCCTTCGGCGCCCGTGCGGCATGAAATCGCCGCTGCCCTGCTACGGCACAACGCAGCCCTGCTGGTCGCGCAGCCTCCGTTTCGCGGACCGGTCCACCACTTGCTGGCGGGTACCTGGCGTCCCGACGATTACGAATTTGCCGAATTGGTGCGCGCCGCGCTGGTGCTGTGCGCCGAGCACGAGTTGAATGTCTCGGCCTTTGCCGCGCGCGTCGTCGCCTCCACCGGCGCCCACTTGCACGCGACTGTCTGCAGCGGATTGGCTGCCTTGTCCGGGCCGCGTCACGGCGGCGCTACTGCTCGCGCCTACGCTCTGATCGAGTCGGCCGACTTGGCTGCTTCACCCCGCGACGTGATCGCCGAGCGCTGGCAACGTGGCGACGACCTGCCCGGCTTTGGTCACGCGCTCTATCCCCATGGCGATGCGCGGGCGGCGGAACTGTGGCTGCGCTTGAGTGCGTCCCCCTCCGCTGATGCCGCAGCAATGCAACGGCTCGAAGCCCTGATCAGTGCGGCCGAAGATATCACCGGACTCAGACCCAATGTCGATCTGATGCTGGCCGCGATTTGCCGGGTCCATGAGCTGCCCGCAGCCCCGGCGTTGATCCTGTTTGCCGCCGGCCGCCTGGCGGGCTGGCTGGCCCACGCACTGGAGCAACAGGCGCAGGGCCGCTTGATTCGACCACGCGCGTCGTATGCGGGCGAACCGCCCGCGCTGGAATGAGCGTCAGCTGCCCACGTCAGGCCCGCGGGTCAGCGCGCGCTTCACTTCTTCCAGCGCATTGGGATCGTCCAGCGTGGATAGATCCCCCGGATCCGAGCCCTGCGCAAGCGCCTGCAGAGAGCGGCGCAAGAGTTTTCCCGAACGGGTCTTGGGCAGGGCGTTGACGATATAGACGCGGGCCGGCCGCGCCACGGCGCCCAGGCTTTGCTCCACCGTGCGGCGCATGCCATCGGCCGCGCGCACGCGTTCGTGCGGTTCGTCGGTGGATTGGCGCAGCGTGGCGAAAACGACCGGCACCTGCCCCTTGAGTTCATCACTGACGCCGATCACGGCCGCTTCGGCCACCGCCGGAAATGCGGACACCGATTCTTCGATTTCGCGCGTGCCCAGGCGATGGCCCGCCACATTGATGACATCGTCCGTGCGCCCGAGGATGAACGTGTAGCCCTGCTCGTCGCGAATCGCCCAGTCCAGCGAACTGTAGAGCAGCTCCTTGAAATGCCCGAAATAGCTGGACAGGAAGCGCTGATCGTCATTCCAGATCGTGGTCATGCACCCTGGCGGCAGGGGCGGCTGCATCACCAGCACGCCCTTCTGATGCGGCCCCACTTCTTCGCCGGTGGTTTCGTCGATCACCTTCATCTTGTAGCCCAGGTTCGGGAATCCCGGTGAACCAAAGCGCACCGGTTTCATGTCCAGACCCGGCAAAAGGGTCAGCGCAGGCCAGCCGGTCTCCGTCTGCCAGTAGTTGTCGATGACCGGTTTCTCCAGTGCGTCGGTGATCCAGTGCGCGGTGGGCTCGTCCAATGGCTCGCCGGCCAGGAACAGATATTTCAGCACCGAAAGATCATGTCGGCGAATGAAGTCCACATCGTGCTTCTTGAGCACGCGAATGGCGGTGGGCGAGGAAAACATCGTGCGCACGCCATGGCGCTCGCACAGCGACCACCAGATACCGGGATCGGGATTGATGGGCAATCCTTCGTACAGCAACGAGGTCGCGCCCACGATCAACGGCCCGTAGACGTTGTAGGAATGGCCGACCGCCCAGCCCACATCCGAGGTGGAGAACATCACCTGGCCCGGACCCACGTCGAAGACCGTGCGCATCGACAGCGCCAGCGCCACGGCATACCCGCCCACGTCGCGTTGCACGCCCTTGGGTTTGCCGGTCGTGCCGGAGGTGTAAAGCAGATAGCTGGGTTCGTTGGATTCCAGCCAGGCAACCTCCACATGCGCATCGCCCACGCTGGCGCGCAGCGCGGCGTAGTCCTCATCGCGACCGGCCACGCGCGGCTCCGCCGCGTCCAGACCACGCGAGACAATCAATACCTTGGGCGGCGGCGTCGCTGCCTTGCTGCAGGCTTCGTCCACCAGCGGCTTGTAGGGAATGACTTTGCCGCCACGCATGCCTGCATCGGCGGCGATCAGCAGCTTGGGCTGCGCATCATCGATCCGCAGCGCCAGGTTGTGCGCCGCAAACCCACCAAACACGACCGAGTGGATGGCGCCGATACGTGCGCAGGCCAGCATGGCGAACACCGCCTCGGCCATGTTTGGCATGTAGATCACCACGCGGTCGCCCCGGCCCACATCCAGGCGCTGCAGCACGGCCGCGAACGCATTCACCTCGGTGTGCAGCTGCCGGAAGCTGATGCTGCGGCTTTCCCGGGTTTCGCTGGAGATCGCGATCAAGGCAGGCTGGTCGCCGCGCGCATCCAGATGTCGGTCGACCGCGTTGTAACAGAGGTTGGTCTGCCCGCCGACAAACCAGCGTCGGAACGGCGGGCGCGAATAGTCGAGGATCTGCTGCGGGGGCACGTGCCAATGGATGGCACGTGCCTCTTCACCCCAAAAGGCTTCTGGTTGCTCGATTGAGCGGCGATAGACTTCTTCGTAGGCCATGGGCGGCCCTCTCCAGCCGTAGCGACATCCGGAGCATAGATCCGCGTCCGTGCGGACTCCCTGCGACCTTGGTCGCATGGCCCGCCCCGCCTCGGGCACCATGGCTGGCTGGCCCAGTCCCAGCGACGCGCATGCAGTCGCTGGGGCAACGACGGGTACAACCCGACGGTCTGCGTCAGCCCGGTGTGCTGGCCGAGAAACTGCCACCCAGTGCCAGATGGAGATTCACACGTTCCGCCAAGCGCTGCGAGCGCACGCCCAGCAAGGTTGAACGTGCCTGATACAAGCTCATCTCACGCTGCAGGATCTCGAATCGATCCACCTTGCCCACTTCGTGCGCCACTTTCGCCAATCCGATTGTGCGCTCGACATCGCCAACCTGTTCGGACAGTTCATTGGCGCGCAGGGCAAGCAGGTTCTCTGCGGACATGGCGTTCTCCACCTCCTGCATGGCGCGGAGTATGGTCCGCGCATACAGGACGTTGGCCTGTTCCTGTTCCGAGTTGCGAATTTCAAGGACTGTCTGACGACGACCACCATCGAAGATGGGCAACGAGAAGCGCAGGCCGATGGGTGAAACGAACTTGTCCATGCCGCCCTTGAAGAGCGCATAGTCAGACGACACGTTGCCGGCCCCCATCGTCATCATCACGTTGGGAAGCTTGGCCACACGTGCCTGCTCTGACTTGAAGAACGCAGACTCGAATCGCTGCCGCGCGGCCACCAGATCGGGCCGACGCTCGATCAGCGCCAGCGGCAGGCCCGCCGGCAGGCTGGAATCCAGTTCCGGGAGTTCTTCGCGTGTGGCGATCGAAGCGGAAGGGTAGCGCCCTAGGAGAACCTCAAGTGCACGACGTGCCTGCAGTTGCGTCTGTTCCCAGCGGCGAACGGCGCCGGCATAGGCATGCACCTGCGCCTCGGCCTGGGCCACGTCCAACTCCGACGCCTTGCCGATGCGCTGGCTGGTCGCGAGCAACTTGGCGTACTCGCGTGCATCGTCTTCCAACCGCTGGGCCAATTCCTGCTGCTGCTGACCTTCGATCACGAGCAGCCACGCGCGCGCCACCGCTGCCGCAATGGACTCGCGTGCGTAGGCGTAGTCTGCAGAGACCGACCGTAGATTCGCCTCCTCGGACTTGATGCCCGCACGCGCCATGCCCCACAGGTCCAGCTCCCAACTCATCTGGACCATGCTCATGCTGAGATAGCCCTGGGCTTGCGGCAGCTCGGTTGCGTCGGTGGAGTAACGCCCGTTCAGATCGACGTTGGGTTTCAGTCGGGCACCGGCCAATTCCGACAACAACCGCGCGGATTCCACGCGCGTTGCCGCCGCCTGCAGATCGCGATTGTGTTCGAGCGCTTCCGCAATCAAGGCAGCCAATTCGCCGCTGTCGCCAAAGCCAATCCAACTGGGCTGAAAGGCTGCCTGCTGACTTTCATCACTCGCGGCCCACCTCGAGGGTACTTCCGTACCCCGCATCGCCTTTTCATACGTCGTGCCCGGATCCGGGGCGTCTAGGTGCGCGCAAGCAGACAGTGCGACGGCGATGCTGCAGGCCAGCAGCATGCCGCGCAAGGGCTTGGCGACAGAAGCCGCGCGCGATTCGGACACCGCGTGGAGTTGTGCATTTCGCATCGTATTACTCCAACTTGAAGACGAGATAGTTGATCTTCGTCTTGATGCGCATGATCACCATGCGGACAACGGAGAACATCTTCATGCTGTCTGTGAAGATGGCGGCTTCACCGAATGAACCCATCGCCATTTTCAGCTGTTGCGAATCTTCCATCTTGAAGCGAACTGCATACTTGAGGGGAGGCGCGCGTGTTCCTTCCGGCGCCATCGTGGGAATGACGCCGCTGGCTTGCAGTTGCCCGGACGCGTTTGCCCAGATGATCGACTCCACGTGGCCATACAGCACCTTGCCCGGGCGCGAACGCAGGACGATTTCAGCGCGGTCGCCTTCCTTGACCTTGATCAGCTGGTTCTGGTCATAGAAGCCGATGACACGCTGTTCCAGCTCGACAAAGCTCATGAGCTGACGCAGCGGGAAGGACACGGCGTACGAGCCTGGCCTGACCTGCAGGTTGACCACGTAGCCATCGGAGGGCGCATAGATGACGGTCTGTTCAAGTTCCCATTTGGCCTGCGCCAGCTGCTCGCGCACCGCGGCAACGGAAGCGCGATCCGCGCCCACCTTGGCATCCAGCTGGGTCCGGACTTTGGCTTCGGCCGCGCGGGCCGAGGCCAGACTGGATTCCAGCTGTGCCACCTGGGCGGCGAACGACTGCACGTCGTATTCCGGCCCGGCTCCGTGGCGCGCCAAATCCCTGGCTTCCTTCAGCCGCGTTTGCGCCAGCTGCAGCTGCGCCAATACCTGTCCCGTAGCGCCCTTGGCAACGGCGGCCTCGGACTGCAGCGTGGCGGCTGTACCTTCTGCATCCACCAGCTTGGCGGTCAGTTCGCGCACTTTCATCTCGAACGGCGCGGGATCGATGCGAACCAGCACGTCACCCTTGTGAATCAGTTTGTTTCCTTCGATGGGCACTTCGATGATTCGTCCATTCACACGTGGAATGACCTCGACAACGTAGTTCATCACCCGGATGTCATTGGACTGGGGCGTGGTGATGTTGATTGTGA is part of the Pseudoxanthomonas indica genome and encodes:
- a CDS encoding citrate synthase family protein, yielding MDTDLLSAAETCRLLGISQATLYAYVSRGLLESRPGADHRSRLYPRQDVERLAQRKRAGRGAARGAAQSLDRGLPVLETRISLIRPDGPYYRGQSAIAAVRAGATLEDMARLLWDCGDTDPFATTLPAHWPTSVAPIANNAELPPLVRAMAALPLLGLETRQAPAPSAPVRHEIAAALLRHNAALLVAQPPFRGPVHHLLAGTWRPDDYEFAELVRAALVLCAEHELNVSAFAARVVASTGAHLHATVCSGLAALSGPRHGGATARAYALIESADLAASPRDVIAERWQRGDDLPGFGHALYPHGDARAAELWLRLSASPSADAAAMQRLEALISAAEDITGLRPNVDLMLAAICRVHELPAAPALILFAAGRLAGWLAHALEQQAQGRLIRPRASYAGEPPALE
- the prpE gene encoding propionate--CoA ligase, whose amino-acid sequence is MAYEEVYRRSIEQPEAFWGEEARAIHWHVPPQQILDYSRPPFRRWFVGGQTNLCYNAVDRHLDARGDQPALIAISSETRESRSISFRQLHTEVNAFAAVLQRLDVGRGDRVVIYMPNMAEAVFAMLACARIGAIHSVVFGGFAAHNLALRIDDAQPKLLIAADAGMRGGKVIPYKPLVDEACSKAATPPPKVLIVSRGLDAAEPRVAGRDEDYAALRASVGDAHVEVAWLESNEPSYLLYTSGTTGKPKGVQRDVGGYAVALALSMRTVFDVGPGQVMFSTSDVGWAVGHSYNVYGPLIVGATSLLYEGLPINPDPGIWWSLCERHGVRTMFSSPTAIRVLKKHDVDFIRRHDLSVLKYLFLAGEPLDEPTAHWITDALEKPVIDNYWQTETGWPALTLLPGLDMKPVRFGSPGFPNLGYKMKVIDETTGEEVGPHQKGVLVMQPPLPPGCMTTIWNDDQRFLSSYFGHFKELLYSSLDWAIRDEQGYTFILGRTDDVINVAGHRLGTREIEESVSAFPAVAEAAVIGVSDELKGQVPVVFATLRQSTDEPHERVRAADGMRRTVEQSLGAVARPARVYIVNALPKTRSGKLLRRSLQALAQGSDPGDLSTLDDPNALEEVKRALTRGPDVGS
- a CDS encoding efflux transporter outer membrane subunit; translated protein: MRNAQLHAVSESRAASVAKPLRGMLLACSIAVALSACAHLDAPDPGTTYEKAMRGTEVPSRWAASDESQQAAFQPSWIGFGDSGELAALIAEALEHNRDLQAAATRVESARLLSELAGARLKPNVDLNGRYSTDATELPQAQGYLSMSMVQMSWELDLWGMARAGIKSEEANLRSVSADYAYARESIAAAVARAWLLVIEGQQQQELAQRLEDDAREYAKLLATSQRIGKASELDVAQAEAQVHAYAGAVRRWEQTQLQARRALEVLLGRYPSASIATREELPELDSSLPAGLPLALIERRPDLVAARQRFESAFFKSEQARVAKLPNVMMTMGAGNVSSDYALFKGGMDKFVSPIGLRFSLPIFDGGRRQTVLEIRNSEQEQANVLYARTILRAMQEVENAMSAENLLALRANELSEQVGDVERTIGLAKVAHEVGKVDRFEILQREMSLYQARSTLLGVRSQRLAERVNLHLALGGSFSASTPG
- a CDS encoding HlyD family secretion protein, whose amino-acid sequence is MLELIAIIYALIVWLIFIKFKLLPWNIKSQVACVAVGLGGIAVLVFTINITTPQSNDIRVMNYVVEVIPRVNGRIIEVPIEGNKLIHKGDVLVRIDPAPFEMKVRELTAKLVDAEGTAATLQSEAAVAKGATGQVLAQLQLAQTRLKEARDLARHGAGPEYDVQSFAAQVAQLESSLASARAAEAKVRTQLDAKVGADRASVAAVREQLAQAKWELEQTVIYAPSDGYVVNLQVRPGSYAVSFPLRQLMSFVELEQRVIGFYDQNQLIKVKEGDRAEIVLRSRPGKVLYGHVESIIWANASGQLQASGVIPTMAPEGTRAPPLKYAVRFKMEDSQQLKMAMGSFGEAAIFTDSMKMFSVVRMVIMRIKTKINYLVFKLE